In bacterium, a single window of DNA contains:
- a CDS encoding CoA-transferase — protein MNAPASAAVRRTADRMAVFLARQIRDGETVFHGVASLLPMVAIALARRTHAPQLTYLNIPGGVNSSPVHLPASTVGDPLLQGARSIFNLSQIFDLSARGGLDLAFLGGAQIDARGDINLSFIGDPARPKVRLPGGAGSAAILPTAGRTVLWRTQHDPRSFPERCDYVTASGRVDRVITPLCVFRSLEGRLQIESRHAGVSADEVRAATGFDPGPCEAAPETPEPTDEEREALQAADPGGVRFREFS, from the coding sequence TTGAACGCTCCCGCTTCCGCCGCGGTCCGCCGCACCGCCGATCGGATGGCCGTCTTTCTCGCCCGGCAGATCCGCGACGGGGAGACCGTGTTTCACGGCGTGGCCTCTCTCTTGCCCATGGTGGCGATCGCGCTGGCGCGCCGCACCCATGCGCCCCAGCTGACCTATCTGAACATCCCCGGCGGGGTGAATTCCTCCCCCGTGCACCTTCCGGCCTCGACGGTCGGCGATCCGCTGCTCCAGGGAGCGCGCTCGATCTTCAATCTCTCGCAAATCTTCGATCTCTCCGCGCGGGGGGGGCTCGATCTGGCGTTTCTCGGCGGGGCGCAAATTGATGCGCGGGGCGACATCAACCTTTCCTTCATCGGAGATCCCGCGAGGCCGAAGGTGCGCCTGCCGGGCGGGGCGGGCAGCGCGGCGATCCTGCCCACGGCGGGCCGCACCGTTCTCTGGCGGACGCAGCACGATCCCCGGAGTTTTCCCGAGCGGTGCGATTACGTCACCGCCTCGGGCCGGGTGGATCGGGTGATCACGCCGCTGTGTGTTTTCCGATCCCTGGAAGGGAGGCTCCAGATCGAGAGCCGCCACGCCGGGGTGTCCGCGGATGAAGTGCGCGCGGCCACGGGCTTTGACCCCGGACCCTGCGAGGCGGCGCCCGAGACGCCCGAGCCGACGGACGAAGAGCGGGAAGCGCTTCAGGCGGCCGATCCGGGGGGCGTCCGCTTCCGCGAATTTTCCTGA